The Paenibacillus sp. FSL R7-0204 genome includes a region encoding these proteins:
- a CDS encoding RNA-guided endonuclease InsQ/TnpB family protein, whose translation MLRDKKQGGETLQTVTIQIRIFPPRPSILVDMGGEYIRTVNELTEQAERSGTFPKLTSKTVHANLPSAVKNQVIRDAKSLFQRFKKTKKRPLLQKRVYYVNNQNYTIWGNNISFPVILDGKVQRLVVPALLSDRERDILSNGKLGLLRVVQKSAKWFVQISIECPTKPADGHEVMGVDLGLKVPAVVVTSSGKTTFCGNGRKNKFVRRKYSSYRRKLGKLKKLSAIRKQNDKERRFMKDQNHKISRQIVNMAIQEKVSVIKLEKLTKIRKTTRTSRKNAKNLHQWSFYQLQMFIGYKAALAGIQVFEVNPAYTSQTCPSCGERNKAKDRTYQCDCGYTAHRDRVGAINIMRQPVADGNSLPA comes from the coding sequence ATGTTGAGGGACAAAAAACAAGGGGGTGAGACCCTGCAAACCGTAACGATTCAAATCCGCATTTTTCCACCCCGTCCGTCTATATTAGTAGATATGGGGGGCGAATATATTCGAACCGTCAACGAGTTAACGGAGCAAGCTGAAAGGTCTGGAACGTTTCCGAAACTAACTTCAAAAACCGTTCATGCCAATCTACCCTCTGCCGTAAAGAATCAAGTGATTCGAGACGCCAAAAGCCTATTTCAGCGGTTCAAGAAAACGAAGAAGCGACCTCTTCTCCAAAAGAGGGTGTACTACGTGAACAATCAAAATTATACGATTTGGGGCAACAACATTTCGTTCCCAGTAATCCTGGATGGAAAAGTACAACGTCTTGTGGTTCCTGCGCTTCTTTCGGATCGGGAGCGAGACATCCTTTCGAATGGGAAGCTTGGACTTCTGCGCGTGGTTCAAAAATCAGCGAAATGGTTTGTTCAAATTTCAATCGAATGCCCCACTAAGCCAGCCGATGGTCATGAAGTGATGGGAGTTGATTTAGGCTTGAAAGTGCCTGCTGTTGTCGTAACTTCTAGCGGGAAGACAACATTTTGCGGAAACGGACGTAAAAACAAGTTTGTTCGCCGTAAGTACAGTAGCTATCGCCGCAAATTAGGAAAGCTTAAAAAGTTATCCGCGATCCGTAAACAGAACGACAAGGAACGTCGTTTTATGAAAGATCAGAATCACAAAATCAGCCGCCAGATCGTGAATATGGCGATTCAAGAAAAGGTGTCTGTCATCAAGCTGGAGAAACTGACTAAAATTCGTAAGACGACAAGAACAAGTCGTAAAAACGCTAAAAATCTGCATCAATGGTCGTTCTATCAGTTGCAAATGTTCATTGGATATAAGGCGGCACTTGCTGGAATCCAAGTGTTTGAAGTGAATCCGGCATACACCTCGCAAACCTGTCCCTCTTGTGGAGAGCGGAACAAAGCAAAGGATCGAACGTATCAGTGCGACTGCGGTTATACAGCACATCGGGATCGAGTCGGTGCAATCAACATCATGCGTCAACCTGTGGCAGATGGTAACAGTCTACCAGCCTAG
- the tnpA gene encoding IS200/IS605 family transposase has product MRQAYRNTKTTVSFINYHFVFCPRYRRKVLVDQVEIQFKQIVTEICAEQDWQLLAMEVMPDHVHIFLNALPTDSPAELMAKLKGITSRRLREQFKHLNHLQSLWTRSYLVSTAGNFSSETIKRYVEGQKTRG; this is encoded by the coding sequence ATGAGACAAGCTTACAGAAATACCAAAACAACCGTATCCTTCATTAACTATCATTTTGTTTTTTGCCCTAGATACAGACGTAAAGTGCTAGTCGATCAAGTCGAGATTCAGTTTAAGCAAATCGTTACAGAGATATGTGCCGAACAGGATTGGCAGCTATTAGCAATGGAAGTCATGCCTGATCATGTGCATATTTTTCTAAACGCACTGCCCACCGATTCTCCTGCAGAACTGATGGCGAAACTCAAAGGAATCACTTCCCGGCGCCTCCGTGAACAATTTAAGCACTTGAACCACTTGCAATCCCTCTGGACTCGTTCATACTTGGTCAGTACGGCAGGGAACTTTTCAAGCGAAACGATCAAACGATATGTTGAGGGACAAAAAACAAGGGGGTGA
- the map gene encoding type I methionyl aminopeptidase, with protein MIIMKSMEEIEKMRAAGKILAECHRQIAGLIKPGITTWEIDQFAEKFILSQGATPEQKGYHGYPYATCASVNDVICHGFPKHEELKDGDIVTIDMVVNLNGWLADSAWSYGVGTISEQAEKLLATTKESLFKGIEQAVAGNRIGDVAHAIQVYAESNGYSVVRDFIGHGIGSEMHEAPEVPHYGPAGKGPRIKEGMVFTIEPMLNTGSYRTKVDADGWTARTIDGGLSAQYEHTLAVTPQGTIILTEL; from the coding sequence ATGATCATTATGAAATCGATGGAAGAGATTGAGAAGATGCGGGCAGCCGGCAAAATACTGGCAGAATGCCACCGGCAGATTGCCGGGTTGATCAAGCCGGGAATTACGACCTGGGAGATCGACCAGTTTGCCGAGAAGTTCATCCTCTCCCAAGGAGCAACCCCGGAGCAAAAAGGCTATCACGGTTACCCGTATGCCACCTGCGCGTCTGTGAATGATGTCATCTGCCATGGCTTCCCGAAGCATGAGGAGCTGAAGGATGGAGATATTGTAACGATTGATATGGTAGTCAACCTGAACGGCTGGCTGGCGGATTCGGCCTGGTCCTACGGAGTGGGTACGATTAGTGAGCAGGCGGAGAAGCTGCTGGCGACGACCAAGGAATCGCTGTTCAAAGGTATCGAGCAGGCTGTAGCCGGCAACCGCATAGGCGACGTAGCACATGCTATCCAGGTCTATGCCGAATCTAACGGCTATTCCGTAGTCCGGGATTTCATCGGCCATGGGATTGGCTCCGAGATGCACGAAGCACCTGAAGTGCCTCATTACGGCCCGGCCGGCAAAGGTCCGCGGATTAAGGAAGGCATGGTGTTCACCATTGAGCCCATGCTCAATACCGGCAGCTACCGGACCAAGGTGGATGCAGACGGATGGACTGCGCGCACCATTGACGGGGGGCTGTCGGCCCAGTATGAGCATACGCTGGCGGTCACCCCGCAGGGGACCATTATTCTGACAGAGCTGTAA
- the cysI gene encoding assimilatory sulfite reductase (NADPH) hemoprotein subunit, with protein MANNEPVVKPIGGPPSDVEHIKLESNYLRGALVDTLSNPITGGLPEDDNRLLKFHGSYMQDDRDLRSERERSKLEPAFQFMLRVVAPGGVASAAQWLVMDELAHKYGNGTLRLTTRQAFQMHGVLKWNLKKTIRTINDTLMTTLAACGDVNRNVMSGPNPYQSEVHAEVQEWANKISDHLAPRTRAYHEIWLDGEKVVDSKVVEPIYGPVYLPRKFKIGLAVPPSNDVDVFSQDLGFIAILEEGKLAGFNVSVGGGMGMTHGDTNTYPQLGRIIGFCRPEQMIDLAEKTVTIQRDYGNRSVRKNARFKYTIDRHGLEWFKGELHERLGWTLEPARDYHFDHNGDRYGWVKGMDGKWNLTLYIQSGRIQDQEGYPLMTGLREIAKIHSGDFRLTPNQNLIIGGVTQAKKRKITELAKQYGLTDGAHHSALRRSALSCVALPTCGLAMAEAERYLPHLLDKLEVIIDEAGLRNEEIIIRMTGCPNGCARPALGEIAFIGKGPGRYNMYLGAGFTGDRLNKLYKENIDEREILDTLGPIIHSYARERNAGEHFGDYVVRSGYVKAVTSGLNFHD; from the coding sequence ATGGCAAACAATGAACCAGTGGTGAAGCCGATTGGCGGACCGCCGAGTGATGTTGAACATATTAAGCTGGAGAGCAATTATCTGCGCGGGGCGCTTGTCGATACCCTTAGCAATCCGATTACAGGAGGGCTGCCGGAGGATGACAACCGGCTGCTGAAATTCCACGGCAGCTACATGCAGGATGACCGGGACCTGCGCAGTGAGCGGGAACGCTCCAAGCTGGAGCCGGCTTTCCAGTTCATGCTGCGGGTAGTAGCGCCCGGCGGTGTGGCGTCGGCTGCACAGTGGCTAGTCATGGATGAGCTGGCTCACAAGTACGGCAACGGGACACTGCGCCTGACGACGCGGCAGGCTTTTCAGATGCACGGGGTGCTGAAGTGGAACCTCAAGAAGACGATCAGAACGATCAACGATACCCTGATGACCACACTTGCGGCTTGCGGAGACGTTAACCGTAATGTGATGAGCGGTCCGAACCCTTATCAGTCGGAGGTTCATGCTGAGGTTCAAGAGTGGGCCAACAAAATCAGCGATCATCTTGCGCCGCGTACCCGCGCGTATCATGAGATCTGGCTGGACGGCGAAAAGGTCGTGGACAGCAAGGTGGTTGAGCCGATCTACGGCCCGGTCTACCTGCCCCGCAAATTCAAGATTGGCCTGGCGGTTCCCCCATCTAATGATGTGGATGTGTTCTCCCAGGATCTGGGCTTCATCGCCATTCTGGAGGAAGGCAAGCTGGCCGGCTTCAACGTATCAGTTGGCGGCGGCATGGGGATGACGCACGGCGATACGAATACGTATCCTCAATTGGGGCGGATCATCGGCTTCTGCCGTCCGGAGCAGATGATTGATCTGGCGGAGAAGACAGTTACGATCCAGCGGGATTACGGCAACCGTTCGGTCCGCAAGAATGCCCGCTTTAAGTATACGATCGACCGGCACGGGCTGGAGTGGTTCAAGGGAGAGCTGCACGAACGGCTGGGCTGGACGCTGGAGCCGGCGCGCGACTATCATTTCGATCATAATGGCGACCGCTATGGCTGGGTGAAGGGGATGGACGGCAAATGGAACCTGACGCTCTATATCCAGAGCGGACGGATTCAGGATCAGGAGGGCTACCCGCTGATGACCGGCCTGCGCGAGATTGCCAAGATTCACAGCGGAGACTTCCGGCTGACCCCGAACCAGAACCTGATTATCGGCGGTGTGACCCAGGCGAAGAAGCGCAAGATTACAGAGCTTGCCAAGCAATACGGGCTGACCGATGGTGCCCATCATTCTGCACTACGCAGAAGTGCGTTGTCCTGTGTAGCCCTGCCGACCTGCGGGCTGGCCATGGCGGAGGCGGAGCGTTATCTGCCGCACCTGCTGGATAAGCTGGAGGTTATTATAGATGAAGCCGGGCTGCGTAATGAAGAGATTATCATCCGTATGACCGGCTGCCCTAACGGCTGTGCCAGACCGGCGCTGGGCGAGATTGCTTTTATCGGAAAAGGTCCGGGCAGATATAATATGTACCTGGGTGCAGGCTTTACCGGAGACCGGCTGAACAAGCTGTACAAGGAGAACATTGACGAGCGGGAGATTCTGGACACCCTGGGGCCGATTATTCATAGCTACGCAAGAGAGCGCAATGCCGGTGAGCACTTCGGCGATTATGTGGTCCGCAGCGGATATGTCAAGGCGGTTACGTCGGGACTCAATTTCCACGACTGA